A stretch of Faecalibacterium duncaniae DNA encodes these proteins:
- a CDS encoding DNA-3-methyladenine glycosylase I has translation MKKDDRERCSWATTELYKEYHDEEWGKPVHDDRKLFEMLVLEGMQAGLSWLTILNKRAAFKEAFNEFDYQKIALYDETKIDELMQNPNIVRNRLKIKSTITNAQQFIKIQEEYGSFDKFIWSYVKNRPIHNHFKSEADIPATTPLSDRISKDLKKRGFKFVGSTIIYAYMQAIGIVNDHVKGCYLYVPE, from the coding sequence ATGAAGAAAGACGATAGAGAAAGATGTTCGTGGGCAACCACAGAACTCTATAAAGAATACCATGATGAGGAATGGGGAAAGCCCGTTCATGATGATAGAAAACTATTTGAAATGTTGGTTCTTGAAGGTATGCAAGCCGGATTATCATGGCTGACGATATTAAATAAAAGAGCTGCATTTAAGGAAGCCTTCAACGAGTTTGATTATCAAAAAATTGCTCTCTATGACGAAACTAAAATTGATGAGTTAATGCAAAATCCCAATATTGTTCGCAATAGATTAAAAATTAAGTCGACAATCACAAACGCACAGCAATTTATCAAAATCCAAGAAGAATACGGAAGTTTTGATAAGTTTATTTGGTCTTATGTTAAGAATAGACCGATTCATAATCATTTCAAATCGGAAGCGGACATTCCTGCAACAACGCCACTTTCAGATAGAATCAGTAAAGACTTAAAAAAACGAGGCTTTAAGTTTGTAGGCAGCACGATTATATATGCGTATATGCAGGCAATCGGAATTGTAAATGACCATGTGAAAGGTTGCTATTTGTATGTACCAGAATAA
- a CDS encoding aminoglycoside 6-adenylyltransferase AadE, with the protein MRSEKEVYDIVLNFAKTDKRIRMVTLEGSRTNTNIPPDDFQDFDITFFVTDMDSFTSDDKWLDIFGERLILQKPEDMELFPAVEKGFSYLMLFTDDVKIDLTLLPLELIDEYFTWDKLVKLLLDKDNRIVKPPIPTDIDYHLQKPTQRMFDDCCNEFWNTTTYVVKGLCRKEILFAIDHMNDIVRKELLRMISWLIGIKQGFHFSLGKNYKFMKQYVPEELWERLMSTYNMDSYPHMWESFEQCMALFREVSSEVACQLDYQYPLYDEKISNYVIRQKKKYGIEDDNK; encoded by the coding sequence ATGAGATCAGAAAAGGAAGTTTATGATATTGTTTTGAATTTTGCAAAAACAGACAAACGCATTCGCATGGTTACTTTGGAAGGATCTAGAACAAATACAAATATTCCGCCTGATGATTTTCAGGATTTTGATATTACTTTTTTTGTTACGGATATGGACAGCTTCACAAGTGATGATAAATGGCTAGATATATTTGGTGAAAGGTTGATTCTGCAAAAGCCGGAAGATATGGAATTATTTCCAGCTGTAGAAAAGGGATTTTCATATTTAATGCTGTTTACTGATGATGTTAAGATAGATTTAACTTTGCTGCCGCTGGAACTGATAGACGAGTATTTTACATGGGATAAACTGGTAAAGTTACTGTTGGATAAAGACAACCGTATCGTAAAGCCGCCAATACCAACGGATATAGACTACCACTTGCAGAAGCCTACTCAAAGAATGTTTGACGATTGCTGTAATGAATTTTGGAATACTACAACATATGTAGTAAAGGGCTTATGCCGCAAAGAAATTCTTTTTGCTATTGACCATATGAATGATATAGTACGGAAAGAATTGCTTCGCATGATTTCCTGGCTGATTGGTATCAAACAGGGATTTCATTTCAGTTTGGGAAAAAACTATAAATTTATGAAGCAATATGTCCCAGAGGAATTGTGGGAACGACTTATGTCCACTTATAATATGGATTCCTATCCCCATATGTGGGAATCCTTTGAACAATGTATGGCATTGTTCCGGGAGGTTTCGTCAGAAGTGGCATGCCAGTTGGATTACCAGTATCCACTATATGATGAAAAAATCAGTAATTATGTGATTCGGCAAAAGAAAAAATATGGCATTGAAGATGATAACAAATAA
- the trpS gene encoding tryptophan--tRNA ligase: protein MKQIILTGDRPTGRLHVGHYVGSLKERVRLQNTGKFDEIYIMIADAQALTDNADNPEKVRQNILQVALDYLACGLDPNKVHIFIQSMVPQLTELSFYYMNLVTVSRLQRNPTVKSEIQMRNFETSIPVGFFTYPISQAADITAFGATTVPAGEDQMPMLEQCREIVHKFNAVYGETLTMPEIMLPQNAACLRLPGIDGKAKMSKSLGNCIYLSDEPEDIKKKIMSMYTDPNHLRVQDPGKVEGNPVFIYLDAFSRPEHFAEFLPEYQNLDELKAHYQRGGLGDVKIKKFLNAVMQAELEPIRNRRKEWEQRLPEVVEILKEGSAVAEKTAAATLANVRKAMRIDYFADNNLLK from the coding sequence ATGAAACAGATCATTCTGACCGGCGACCGTCCCACGGGCCGCCTGCATGTTGGCCACTACGTTGGCTCTTTGAAGGAGCGCGTGCGCCTGCAGAACACCGGCAAGTTCGACGAGATCTATATTATGATCGCTGACGCGCAGGCCCTGACGGACAACGCCGATAACCCGGAGAAGGTCCGCCAGAACATCCTGCAGGTGGCACTGGACTATCTGGCCTGCGGTCTGGACCCCAACAAGGTCCACATCTTCATCCAGTCCATGGTGCCTCAGCTGACAGAGCTGAGCTTCTATTATATGAATCTGGTCACGGTGAGCCGCCTGCAGCGCAACCCCACCGTGAAGAGCGAGATCCAGATGCGGAACTTCGAGACCAGCATCCCGGTGGGCTTCTTCACCTACCCCATCAGCCAGGCAGCGGATATCACGGCATTCGGTGCCACCACTGTGCCGGCCGGTGAGGATCAGATGCCCATGCTGGAGCAGTGCCGCGAGATCGTGCACAAGTTCAACGCCGTCTACGGCGAGACCCTGACCATGCCTGAGATCATGCTGCCCCAGAATGCCGCCTGCCTGCGCCTGCCCGGCATCGATGGCAAGGCCAAGATGAGCAAGAGCCTGGGCAACTGCATCTACCTGTCGGATGAGCCCGAGGACATTAAGAAGAAGATCATGTCCATGTACACCGACCCCAACCACCTGCGGGTGCAGGACCCCGGCAAGGTGGAGGGCAACCCCGTGTTCATCTATCTGGACGCTTTCAGCCGCCCCGAGCACTTTGCCGAGTTCCTGCCGGAGTACCAGAACCTCGATGAGCTCAAGGCCCACTATCAGCGTGGCGGTCTGGGCGACGTGAAGATCAAGAAGTTCCTCAACGCCGTCATGCAGGCCGAGCTGGAGCCCATCCGCAACCGCCGCAAGGAGTGGGAGCAGCGCCTGCCCGAGGTCGTGGAGATCCTGAAGGAAGGCAGCGCCGTGGCCGAAAAGACCGCTGCCGCCACCCTGGCCAATGTCCGCAAAGCCATGCGCATTGACTACTTCGCGGATAATAACCTGCTGAAGTAA
- the pckA gene encoding phosphoenolpyruvate carboxykinase (ATP): protein MAKVDLSKYGITGTTEVVYNPSYEQLFEEETKPGLEGYEVGKVSELGAVNVMTGIYTGRSPKDKFIVMDENSKNTVWWTSDEYKNDNHPASEEAWAAVKEIAKKELSNKRLYVVDAFCGANKDTRMAVRFIMEVAWQAHFVTNMFIKPTAEELESFEPDFVVYNASKAKVENYKELGLNSETAVMFNITSKEQVIVNTWYGGEMKKGMFSMMNYFLPLKGIASMHCSANTDMEGKNTAIFFGLSGTGKTTLSTDPKRLLIGDDEHGWDDNGVFNFEGGCYAKVINLDKDSEPDIYNAIKRNALLENVTLDAEGHIDFADKSVTENTRVSYPINHIQNIVRPISSAPAAKNVIFLSADAFGVLPPVSILSPEQTQYYFLSGFTAKLAGTERGITEPTPTFSACFGQAFLELHPTKYAEELVKKMQMSGAKAYLVNTGWNGTGKRISIKDTRGIIDAILNGDINNVPTKKIPYFDFEVPTVLNGVDTGILDPRDTYADASQWEEKAKDLAGRFIKNFKKYEGNEHGKALVSAGPQL from the coding sequence ATGGCAAAGGTAGATCTGAGCAAGTACGGCATTACCGGCACGACCGAGGTCGTGTATAACCCCTCTTACGAGCAGCTGTTCGAGGAAGAGACCAAGCCCGGCCTGGAAGGCTACGAAGTGGGCAAGGTCAGCGAGCTGGGCGCTGTGAATGTTATGACCGGCATCTACACCGGCCGTTCCCCCAAGGACAAGTTCATCGTGATGGACGAGAACTCCAAGAACACCGTTTGGTGGACTAGCGACGAGTACAAGAACGACAACCACCCCGCTTCTGAGGAAGCCTGGGCTGCCGTGAAGGAAATTGCAAAGAAGGAGCTGTCCAACAAGCGCCTGTACGTTGTGGATGCTTTCTGCGGCGCAAACAAGGACACCCGCATGGCTGTCCGTTTCATCATGGAAGTGGCCTGGCAGGCACACTTCGTCACCAACATGTTCATCAAGCCCACCGCTGAGGAGCTGGAGAGCTTTGAGCCTGATTTCGTTGTTTACAACGCTTCCAAGGCCAAGGTCGAGAACTACAAGGAGCTGGGCCTGAACTCCGAGACTGCTGTTATGTTCAACATTACCAGCAAGGAGCAGGTCATCGTCAACACCTGGTACGGCGGCGAGATGAAGAAGGGCATGTTCTCCATGATGAACTACTTCCTGCCGCTGAAGGGCATTGCTTCCATGCACTGCTCCGCCAACACCGATATGGAGGGCAAGAACACTGCCATCTTCTTCGGTCTGTCCGGCACCGGCAAGACCACCCTGTCCACCGATCCCAAGCGTCTGCTGATCGGCGATGACGAGCACGGCTGGGACGACAACGGCGTGTTCAACTTCGAGGGCGGCTGCTACGCAAAGGTCATCAACCTGGATAAGGACTCCGAGCCCGATATCTACAACGCCATCAAGCGCAACGCTCTGCTGGAGAACGTCACTCTGGATGCTGAGGGCCACATCGACTTCGCTGACAAGTCTGTCACCGAGAACACCCGTGTGTCCTACCCCATCAACCACATCCAGAACATTGTCCGCCCCATCTCTTCTGCACCTGCTGCAAAGAATGTCATCTTCCTGTCTGCTGACGCATTCGGCGTTCTGCCTCCTGTCTCTATCCTGAGCCCCGAGCAGACCCAGTACTACTTCCTGTCCGGCTTCACCGCCAAGCTGGCCGGCACCGAGCGCGGCATCACTGAGCCCACCCCCACCTTCTCCGCTTGCTTCGGCCAGGCTTTCCTGGAGCTGCACCCCACCAAGTACGCTGAGGAGCTGGTCAAGAAGATGCAGATGAGCGGCGCTAAGGCTTACCTGGTCAACACCGGCTGGAACGGCACCGGCAAGCGCATCTCCATCAAGGACACCCGTGGTATCATCGATGCTATCCTGAACGGCGATATCAACAACGTGCCCACCAAGAAGATCCCCTACTTCGACTTCGAGGTTCCCACCGTCCTGAACGGTGTTGACACCGGCATCCTGGATCCCCGTGATACCTACGCCGACGCTTCCCAGTGGGAGGAGAAGGCCAAGGATCTGGCTGGCCGCTTCATCAAGAACTTCAAGAAGTACGAGGGTAACGAGCACGGCAAGGCTCTGGTCTCTGCCGGCCCCCAGCTGTAA
- a CDS encoding helix-turn-helix domain-containing protein has protein sequence MELSIQERLKDLRVERGLTLEQLAEQTHLSKSALGSYEGDKFKDISHYALIELAKFYEVTVDYLLGRSQTKNHPNADLADLRLSDDMIELLKSGLVDNSLLCELATHPDFPRLMADLEIYVNGVAGKQVQSANAIVDAVSATIMKQHNPGLTDPQLRQLIAAHIDDDSFCRYVIQQDINKIALDLREAHKDDFFSVPEDSPLEDFLQAAEETAKEDSDPEQAAMMFICKRLKLNYKKLSEEEKKWLKRIAQKSDLLKNPKPQRGRK, from the coding sequence ATGGAGTTATCCATACAGGAACGGCTAAAAGACCTGCGTGTGGAGCGTGGGCTGACATTGGAACAACTTGCGGAGCAGACCCATCTCTCCAAGTCTGCTTTGGGCAGTTATGAGGGGGACAAGTTCAAAGACATCAGCCACTATGCCCTTATTGAGTTGGCAAAGTTTTATGAAGTGACCGTTGATTATCTGCTGGGCCGCTCCCAAACAAAAAATCACCCAAACGCCGATCTTGCAGACCTGCGTTTGAGTGATGATATGATTGAACTATTGAAAAGCGGGCTGGTGGACAATTCCCTTTTGTGTGAACTGGCGACACACCCGGATTTTCCTCGGCTCATGGCTGACCTTGAAATTTATGTGAATGGCGTGGCAGGAAAACAGGTGCAGAGCGCAAACGCCATTGTGGACGCTGTGAGTGCAACAATTATGAAACAACACAATCCCGGCTTGACTGACCCGCAGTTAAGACAGCTTATCGCCGCCCACATTGACGATGACAGCTTTTGCCGCTATGTGATACAGCAGGACATAAACAAGATAGCCCTCGACCTGCGGGAAGCCCATAAGGACGATTTTTTCAGCGTCCCGGAGGATAGCCCACTGGAAGATTTTTTGCAGGCAGCCGAGGAAACCGCTAAAGAGGACAGCGACCCGGAGCAGGCGGCTATGATGTTTATCTGCAAGCGGCTCAAACTGAATTATAAGAAGCTGTCCGAGGAAGAAAAGAAATGGCTAAAAAGAATTGCACAAAAGTCTGACTTGCTGAAAAATCCAAAGCCCCAGCGGGGGAGAAAATAA
- a CDS encoding sodium/proline symporter, with protein sequence MTNICIIATIIIYLVAMLLVGFAYSKSNNDSTDFYLGGRKMGPLVTAMSAEASDMSSWLLMGMPGLAYLTGIASPGWTAIGLALGTWLNWLIVARRLRRYSANLEAITVPQFLSLRFHDQRNLLNALGAVIIIVFFVPYTASGFAACGKLFHSLFGVDYMAAMVVSACVIVGYTITGGFRAVTTTDLIQSIVMSLALVAVLVYGIGAAGGWDAVVANAQSLPGYLTMMASHNAAEGTATSYSLLDIVSTMAWGLGYFGMPHILLRFMAIEDEKKLVLSRRIASVWVVIAMTASIIIGMVGLGMTKAGALEYLSGSSSETVIVRIANLIAQHGILAAVLAGLILAGILAATMSTADSQMLAAASSVSQNILQEFGHMKLTERQSLFAARLTIVCVSVVGVVLARDPNSSVFGIVSFAWAGFGGAYGAVMLCALFWKRCNWQGALAGMLAGGLMVFVWKYLISPLGGVFSIYELLPAFLTSLLVCVVVSLVTPAPSKEIEAEFEAAK encoded by the coding sequence ATGACCAACATCTGCATCATCGCCACCATCATCATCTATCTGGTGGCAATGCTGTTGGTTGGGTTTGCATACAGCAAGTCCAACAACGACAGCACCGATTTCTACCTCGGCGGCCGCAAAATGGGCCCGCTGGTCACGGCCATGAGCGCCGAAGCCAGCGATATGTCCAGCTGGCTGCTGATGGGAATGCCGGGCCTTGCCTACCTCACCGGCATCGCCTCGCCCGGCTGGACCGCCATCGGCCTGGCGCTGGGCACCTGGCTGAACTGGCTCATCGTGGCCCGGCGGCTGCGGCGGTATTCGGCCAATCTGGAAGCCATCACCGTGCCCCAGTTCCTGTCCCTGCGCTTCCACGACCAGCGCAATCTGCTCAACGCATTGGGCGCGGTGATCATCATCGTGTTCTTTGTGCCCTACACGGCTTCGGGCTTTGCCGCCTGCGGTAAGCTGTTCCACAGCCTCTTCGGCGTGGATTACATGGCGGCCATGGTGGTCTCGGCCTGCGTCATCGTGGGCTATACCATCACGGGCGGCTTCCGCGCTGTTACCACCACCGACCTCATCCAGTCCATCGTGATGAGCCTGGCCCTTGTGGCTGTGCTGGTGTACGGCATTGGCGCGGCAGGCGGCTGGGATGCCGTTGTGGCCAACGCTCAGAGCCTGCCCGGCTACCTGACCATGATGGCCAGCCACAACGCCGCTGAGGGCACGGCCACCTCGTACAGCCTGCTGGACATCGTCTCCACCATGGCGTGGGGCCTGGGCTACTTCGGAATGCCCCACATCCTGCTCCGCTTCATGGCCATTGAGGATGAAAAGAAGCTGGTGCTCAGCCGCCGCATTGCCAGCGTGTGGGTCGTCATTGCCATGACCGCCTCCATCATCATCGGCATGGTGGGCCTTGGCATGACCAAGGCGGGCGCGCTGGAGTACCTGAGCGGCTCCTCCAGCGAGACGGTCATCGTCCGCATTGCAAACCTCATTGCACAGCACGGCATTCTGGCAGCCGTTCTGGCGGGCCTGATCCTGGCGGGCATCCTTGCTGCCACCATGTCCACCGCCGACAGCCAGATGCTTGCTGCCGCGTCCAGCGTCTCCCAGAATATCCTGCAGGAATTCGGCCACATGAAGCTGACCGAACGCCAGAGCCTGTTTGCTGCCCGCCTGACCATCGTCTGCGTCAGTGTGGTGGGCGTGGTGCTGGCCCGTGACCCCAATTCCAGCGTGTTCGGCATCGTCAGCTTTGCATGGGCTGGTTTCGGCGGTGCGTATGGTGCCGTGATGCTCTGCGCCCTGTTCTGGAAGCGCTGCAACTGGCAGGGTGCGCTGGCCGGGATGCTCGCCGGCGGCCTGATGGTCTTTGTCTGGAAGTACCTCATCAGTCCGCTGGGCGGCGTGTTCAGCATCTATGAGCTGCTGCCCGCCTTCCTGACCTCACTGCTGGTCTGCGTGGTGGTCAGCCTGGTCACCCCCGCCCCCTCGAAGGAGATCGAAGCCGAGTTTGAGGCGGCGAAATAA
- a CDS encoding helix-turn-helix domain-containing protein, with translation MDAKTFGAFLARMRKSQGLTQAELAQQLHVTDKAVSRWERGVGLPDINTLEPLADALGLTLADLMHCRDPQEADIAPEVPLEDFFTLLRRQQSIDWRSVRAVLFWLSAALAIWGILACPGRMAVHWRTLSNGNLQADGWLPSWVFFPLFVGIEFLSLELWNNFEQTGYYRHWGEIGASVTRSMNFCSPAVRLWKFVLDLLFFFGFGFAIPCAEMMAILIN, from the coding sequence ATGGATGCGAAAACGTTCGGGGCATTTCTCGCCCGGATGCGCAAGTCACAGGGATTAACACAGGCAGAGCTGGCCCAGCAGCTACATGTAACAGATAAGGCTGTCAGCCGATGGGAACGCGGGGTCGGCCTGCCGGACATCAACACGCTGGAACCACTGGCCGACGCGCTGGGGCTGACCCTTGCCGACCTGATGCACTGCCGTGACCCGCAGGAAGCAGATATTGCACCGGAAGTCCCGCTGGAAGATTTCTTTACCCTGCTGCGTCGTCAACAATCCATTGACTGGCGCTCGGTACGGGCAGTTTTGTTTTGGCTCAGTGCCGCACTGGCCATCTGGGGCATCCTCGCCTGCCCGGGCCGGATGGCCGTCCACTGGCGTACCCTGAGCAATGGGAACCTGCAGGCAGACGGCTGGCTTCCCTCCTGGGTGTTTTTCCCATTGTTTGTCGGGATAGAATTTCTCTCGCTGGAGCTCTGGAACAACTTTGAGCAGACCGGCTACTACCGACACTGGGGTGAGATAGGTGCCTCCGTCACCCGCTCCATGAACTTCTGCTCCCCTGCTGTCCGGCTCTGGAAGTTTGTGCTCGACCTGCTGTTCTTCTTCGGGTTCGGCTTCGCGATCCCCTGCGCTGAGATGATGGCGATTCTGATCAACTGA
- a CDS encoding AzlC family ABC transporter permease, which yields MKESKTIQAVPGSGVVWQAFRAAAPQTVPVFAGYLVLGMGYGIYVQSLGLPVWMPMLMGTVVYGGSLEFVLASLLLGAFSPLSAFLMALMIQARHLFYGLAMLERYKGYGLRSFYMIFAMSDETFSITCSAEPPQGIDRGWFMFFITLLDQFYWVASAGLGAVVGSVLPFSTKGVDFVMTAMFVVIFLNQWEKEKQHYSGIIGLAVPLVCLVLFGSGSFLLPSMACILVLLLVLRKPIERANGIVPGQTEKQKEAAQ from the coding sequence ATGAAAGAATCCAAAACCATACAAGCTGTACCGGGCTCCGGTGTGGTGTGGCAGGCCTTCCGGGCCGCCGCACCCCAGACCGTGCCGGTTTTTGCAGGCTATCTCGTGCTGGGCATGGGCTACGGCATCTATGTGCAGAGCCTTGGCCTGCCCGTCTGGATGCCTATGCTCATGGGCACCGTGGTCTACGGCGGCTCGCTGGAATTTGTGCTGGCAAGCCTGCTGCTGGGAGCCTTTTCCCCGCTGTCGGCTTTTCTGATGGCGCTGATGATCCAGGCACGGCACCTGTTCTACGGTCTGGCCATGCTGGAGCGGTACAAGGGCTACGGCCTGCGCAGCTTTTACATGATCTTTGCCATGAGCGACGAGACCTTTTCCATCACCTGCTCTGCAGAGCCGCCGCAGGGGATCGACCGGGGCTGGTTCATGTTCTTCATCACCCTGCTGGACCAGTTCTACTGGGTCGCCAGCGCCGGGCTGGGGGCCGTGGTGGGGTCGGTGCTCCCCTTCAGCACCAAGGGCGTGGATTTTGTGATGACCGCCATGTTCGTGGTCATCTTCCTCAACCAGTGGGAAAAGGAAAAGCAGCATTACAGCGGCATCATCGGGCTGGCCGTGCCGCTGGTCTGCCTGGTCCTTTTTGGTTCCGGCAGCTTCCTGCTGCCCTCCATGGCCTGCATTCTGGTGCTGCTGCTGGTTTTGCGCAAGCCCATTGAGCGGGCCAACGGCATCGTCCCCGGCCAAACCGAGAAGCAGAAGGAGGCAGCGCAATGA
- a CDS encoding branched-chain amino acid transporter permease, with product MTTFQMGLTIAVCTAATMLTRFLPFLIFSSKDQQPPEVVQYLGRVLPAAIFGMLILYCLKSVTPFAGSHGIPEAIAVAVTIALHRWKHQTLVSITGGTVCYVLLVQLVFA from the coding sequence ATGACCACGTTCCAGATGGGCCTGACCATTGCAGTGTGCACGGCGGCGACCATGCTCACCCGCTTTCTGCCCTTTTTGATCTTTTCCTCCAAGGACCAGCAGCCGCCCGAGGTGGTACAGTATCTGGGCCGGGTGCTTCCCGCCGCCATCTTCGGAATGCTGATCCTCTACTGCCTGAAAAGCGTCACACCCTTTGCGGGCAGTCACGGCATCCCCGAGGCCATTGCCGTTGCTGTGACCATCGCCCTGCACCGGTGGAAGCACCAGACACTGGTCTCCATCACTGGCGGTACGGTGTGTTATG
- a CDS encoding MFS transporter gives MGKSTVDASAGFGLRDKLAYAAGDFGCNMSFALKGYLTIYWTQFMGIDNYLMASLLLIVQIWDAINDPIIGAMVDADTHKYRRNKFLAYIWFGAIGLTVAGALCYLPFPQAPGMVKNILFVAGYMIWDAFYTVANVPYGSMLSLISDDPIQRAQLSTFRSIGSMAGSLLTGMLIPVIIYDNQNNLRGEQMFGIALVMGVIGLVCFRFMVTNTKVRVDTTITLKEDAPKFNIIKAFNNFIHNRPAVGATLAPVATFIGMYGASTAGQILFQAYFKNAKISGIVGMISYFGVFIFSPFVSRIVKRFGKKEAVTFGSAVCALAYVLMLVLPITPDSRGLGLYVLCQVIAMLGGGIGSCLSWSLMADAIDYNEWKFGVREEGTTYALHSFFRKLAQGIGPSLGLVLATKLGYDASLKAAQTIEVATRMRYLVPIMYLGSYIMMIIAYGVVFNLDKKTLAQMESDLKERRAKNEK, from the coding sequence ATGGGGAAATCAACAGTGGATGCGTCTGCAGGGTTTGGATTGCGTGATAAACTTGCATACGCAGCGGGTGACTTTGGCTGCAATATGAGTTTTGCACTCAAAGGCTACCTGACGATTTATTGGACGCAGTTTATGGGGATCGACAACTACCTGATGGCATCCCTTCTGCTGATCGTGCAGATCTGGGACGCAATCAACGATCCTATTATCGGAGCAATGGTAGATGCGGATACACATAAGTACCGCCGGAACAAGTTCCTTGCCTATATCTGGTTCGGTGCGATCGGACTGACCGTGGCTGGTGCACTTTGCTATCTGCCGTTCCCGCAGGCTCCCGGTATGGTCAAGAATATTCTGTTTGTGGCAGGCTATATGATCTGGGATGCTTTCTACACCGTTGCAAATGTGCCGTATGGCTCGATGCTGTCTCTGATTTCGGATGACCCGATCCAGCGTGCACAGCTGTCGACTTTCCGCTCCATTGGTTCTATGGCTGGTTCGCTTCTTACCGGCATGCTGATTCCGGTGATCATTTATGATAACCAGAACAACCTGCGTGGTGAGCAGATGTTTGGCATTGCTCTGGTCATGGGTGTGATCGGTCTGGTCTGCTTCCGCTTTATGGTCACGAACACAAAGGTGCGTGTGGACACCACGATCACTCTGAAAGAGGATGCACCAAAGTTCAACATCATAAAGGCGTTCAACAACTTTATCCATAACCGCCCGGCTGTGGGCGCAACGCTGGCACCTGTGGCAACGTTTATTGGTATGTATGGTGCCTCTACTGCAGGTCAGATCCTGTTCCAGGCTTATTTCAAGAATGCAAAGATCTCCGGCATTGTGGGTATGATCTCCTACTTTGGCGTTTTCATTTTCAGTCCTTTTGTAAGCCGTATCGTCAAGCGCTTTGGCAAGAAGGAAGCTGTGACCTTTGGTTCAGCAGTCTGTGCGCTGGCATACGTCCTGATGCTGGTTCTGCCCATCACACCGGACAGCCGGGGCCTCGGCCTTTATGTCCTGTGTCAGGTCATTGCAATGCTGGGCGGCGGTATCGGAAGCTGCCTGAGCTGGTCTCTGATGGCAGATGCGATCGATTATAACGAGTGGAAATTTGGTGTGCGAGAAGAAGGCACTACCTATGCACTGCACTCCTTCTTCCGTAAGCTTGCACAGGGCATCGGACCTTCTCTGGGCCTTGTTCTGGCAACCAAACTGGGCTATGATGCATCTCTGAAGGCTGCACAGACGATCGAAGTGGCAACCCGGATGCGCTATCTGGTGCCGATCATGTATCTGGGAAGCTATATCATGATGATCATTGCGTACGGCGTGGTGTTCAATCTGGATAAAAAGACGCTGGCGCAGATGGAAAGCGATCTGAAAGAACGCCGGGCAAAGAACGAAAAGTAA